The following coding sequences are from one Shewanella violacea DSS12 window:
- a CDS encoding GreA/GreB family elongation factor yields the protein MAISGKFDKRLILDRIISGLELAKQAAMSAAKQAHETATHSETVAKSKYETFGLEASYLAHGQAQRVAECNIELLAYKSLNLACFSDDIIIDLSALVTIEDEQGAVKTCFIGPGAGGMKIDIKLDTDIDTGAIKHGDPKLGHIIVITPSSPLGQILMGKLVYDSVQLTIGGALKHYEIISVS from the coding sequence ATGGCGATTAGTGGTAAATTTGATAAGCGCTTAATCCTTGATAGGATCATTTCGGGGCTCGAACTCGCCAAGCAGGCAGCCATGTCTGCGGCGAAACAGGCCCACGAAACTGCCACACACAGTGAAACCGTTGCCAAGAGTAAGTATGAGACCTTCGGCCTCGAAGCATCATATTTGGCTCATGGGCAAGCTCAGCGAGTTGCGGAATGTAACATCGAATTATTGGCCTATAAGTCATTGAACTTGGCCTGTTTCTCCGATGACATTATTATAGATTTATCCGCCTTGGTGACCATTGAGGATGAGCAAGGGGCTGTGAAAACCTGTTTTATCGGCCCGGGTGCCGGCGGCATGAAAATTGATATCAAGCTTGATACTGATATTGATACCGGCGCTATTAAACATGGCGATCCCAAGCTGGGGCATATCATAGTCATCACTCCATCCTCTCCCCTAGGACAGATACTGATGGGAAAGCTGGTATACGATAGTGTTCAACTTACAATAGGCGGCGCACTCAAGCACTACGAGATCATCTCTGTCAGCTAA
- a CDS encoding methyl-accepting chemotaxis protein gives MKLINSIAFRLIVATLIAVSFLITVMSTISYYSQKNLLEQRQQQQLQHAISRLELNLPTAVWNFEQERIVNILKSEQASEHIAFIQFINDKDEVSATAGDNKTEQKISVPLFFVEDGESNSLGQLAIYIDNDSILSVLADLLITSVIEALSLGLLIILITYTLYKALIAKPLLMLTLALENMDRGESNLTQRLQVGNKDEFERVSQGFNRFVEMIQAIVKAFQESVAKTRIQAMQANDDAKESIQLIAAQQQETDQMATAITQMSSSAGEVASRVNQTAESAEQARKDTQAVALILQETVASIEELAQQLKSSEHAINSLDENVKGIVSVMDVINGVAEQTNLLALNAAIEAARAGEHGRGFAVVADEVRGLAQRTQASTLEIKEKIDGLRASTNTAVESTLASFELSATAVDNAKRSEASITGILDATSSISSMSEQIATAVNQQSNVAEELSMSVNQIVSLGYDNTESLNKVSNTIQALLSLSKDLDELAKQFIT, from the coding sequence ATGAAGCTCATTAACTCTATCGCATTCAGATTGATTGTCGCGACCCTGATTGCGGTTAGTTTTTTAATCACTGTAATGAGTACCATCAGTTATTACAGCCAAAAAAACTTACTCGAACAGAGGCAGCAACAGCAGCTTCAACATGCCATTTCACGACTCGAATTGAATCTCCCTACGGCGGTGTGGAATTTTGAGCAGGAACGCATCGTTAATATTCTTAAGTCTGAGCAGGCATCTGAACATATTGCTTTCATCCAATTTATCAACGATAAGGACGAGGTCAGCGCCACTGCCGGTGATAACAAGACTGAACAAAAAATCAGTGTCCCTCTGTTTTTCGTCGAAGATGGTGAGTCCAATTCACTGGGGCAATTAGCCATATATATAGATAATGACAGCATACTTTCTGTACTCGCTGACTTACTCATCACCTCGGTTATCGAAGCTCTATCACTGGGGTTATTGATAATCCTCATCACTTACACCCTGTATAAAGCACTGATTGCAAAACCTTTACTTATGCTTACCTTGGCTCTGGAGAATATGGACCGAGGGGAGAGCAATCTCACTCAACGACTTCAGGTCGGTAATAAAGATGAATTTGAACGGGTCAGCCAGGGATTTAATCGATTCGTCGAGATGATCCAAGCCATCGTCAAGGCATTTCAGGAGTCTGTGGCCAAGACACGCATTCAGGCTATGCAGGCCAATGACGATGCCAAAGAAAGTATCCAGCTCATCGCGGCTCAACAGCAGGAAACCGATCAGATGGCGACCGCTATCACACAGATGTCATCCTCTGCGGGAGAAGTCGCAAGCCGGGTCAATCAAACTGCAGAGTCGGCGGAGCAAGCACGTAAAGATACTCAAGCCGTCGCCTTAATCTTACAGGAGACGGTCGCTTCAATCGAGGAACTGGCGCAGCAACTCAAAAGCTCAGAGCATGCTATCAACTCATTGGATGAAAATGTTAAAGGGATAGTCTCTGTAATGGATGTGATCAACGGCGTAGCCGAGCAAACCAATTTACTCGCGCTAAACGCCGCTATTGAGGCTGCAAGGGCCGGAGAACATGGTCGAGGTTTTGCCGTTGTCGCCGATGAGGTACGCGGCCTAGCTCAGCGTACCCAAGCCAGCACCTTAGAGATTAAGGAAAAGATAGATGGCCTCAGAGCAAGCACAAATACTGCCGTCGAGTCTACATTGGCTTCATTTGAGCTAAGTGCCACTGCCGTAGACAATGCTAAACGCTCCGAAGCCTCAATCACCGGCATTCTCGATGCCACCAGCTCGATTAGTAGCATGTCAGAACAAATAGCGACCGCAGTTAACCAACAATCTAATGTGGCCGAAGAGCTGAGTATGAGCGTAAACCAGATAGTGTCTCTAGGCTACGATAATACTGAATCCCTCAACAAGGTCTCCAACACCATCCAGGCACTTCTTTCACTATCAAAAGATTTAGATGAGCTGGCTAAACAATTTATTACCTAG
- a CDS encoding cupin domain-containing protein, which translates to MNLQLGELTAETFLRDYWQKKPLVIRQGFNNFEDLLTPEEMAGLACDELVESRRIYKNQGQWQAEFGPFDSYEDLGETDWTLVVQALNHWLPDAEQLIQCFDFIPRWRFDDVMVSYATPGGGVGPHIDLYDVFICQGSGRRRWRVGDRGPHKEFAAHPALLHTEAFDAIIDVELLPGDILYLPPGFPHEGVALEASMSFSVGYRTASAKDMVSALADHLIDNELACEQIADPDRPLATQSGKISDADLSRIKAQLLATLDDQLISEFSGRYLTQSKCELDLVDEALGFEASDIVELLNDQVLTRLGGLRCLYFEHSVGQGIFYLNGEQIVMPASLMASIPILCDHHNLSAAMLEPWLKDEVFIDQLTNWVNAGFWYLQES; encoded by the coding sequence ATGAATCTGCAATTAGGTGAACTTACAGCGGAAACCTTCCTTAGGGACTATTGGCAGAAGAAACCTCTGGTTATTCGACAAGGATTCAACAATTTTGAAGACTTACTCACCCCAGAAGAGATGGCGGGTCTTGCCTGTGATGAACTGGTGGAGTCCCGTCGTATCTATAAAAATCAGGGGCAGTGGCAAGCCGAATTTGGCCCCTTCGATTCTTATGAAGATTTAGGAGAGACTGACTGGACTCTGGTTGTTCAGGCACTCAATCATTGGTTGCCAGATGCAGAGCAGCTTATTCAGTGTTTCGATTTCATTCCTCGTTGGCGTTTCGATGATGTCATGGTGAGTTATGCCACCCCAGGTGGCGGTGTCGGTCCACATATTGACCTCTATGATGTGTTTATCTGCCAGGGCTCTGGTCGTCGTCGCTGGCGGGTCGGTGATCGTGGACCACATAAGGAATTTGCCGCGCATCCAGCACTGCTACACACTGAGGCGTTCGATGCCATTATTGATGTAGAATTATTGCCCGGTGACATCTTGTATCTGCCACCTGGTTTTCCTCACGAAGGCGTGGCATTGGAAGCGTCCATGAGCTTCTCTGTGGGTTATCGCACCGCATCGGCTAAGGACATGGTGAGCGCGCTGGCAGATCACCTTATCGACAATGAACTGGCCTGTGAGCAGATAGCCGATCCGGACCGACCCCTTGCTACCCAAAGTGGCAAGATAAGCGATGCCGATCTGAGTCGTATCAAGGCGCAACTACTCGCGACACTGGATGATCAACTCATAAGTGAATTTTCCGGCCGATATTTGACCCAGTCTAAGTGTGAATTGGATCTTGTGGATGAAGCGTTAGGATTTGAAGCTTCCGATATCGTTGAGCTTCTTAATGATCAAGTGCTCACTCGTCTCGGCGGATTGCGCTGTCTCTACTTTGAACATTCAGTTGGGCAGGGGATCTTCTATCTCAACGGCGAACAAATCGTTATGCCAGCTAGCCTAATGGCAAGCATTCCTATACTTTGCGATCATCACAATCTTAGTGCTGCTATGCTTGAACCTTGGCTTAAAGATGAAGTCTTCATCGACCAGCTTACCAACTGGGTCAATGCCGGTTTCTGGTATTTACAGGAGAGCTAG
- a CDS encoding OsmC domain/YcaO domain-containing protein: MEIKVNFLDNLRLEAKFDDFTVTADQPIRYKGDGSAPSPFDYFLASSALCAAYFVKVYCKSRDISTENIRLSQNNIVDPEDRYNQIFQIQVELPDDISDKHRQGILRSIDRCTVKKVVQTDPEFKIEMVKNLDQDANAMLMGQADGDASTYILGKDLPLEQTISNMTAMLADLGMKIEISSWRNIIPNVWSLHIRDAASPMCFTNGKGATKESALCSALGEFIERLNCNFFYNDQFFGSEIANSDFVHYPNEKWFQLEEDDALPAGILDEYCLDIYNPDGELSGSNLIDTNSGMVERGICAIPYVRHSDGKTAYFPSNLIENLFLSNGMSAGNNLQEAQVQCLSEIFERAVKRQIIEQEIVLPDVPMQVLEKYPSILAGIKGLEAQGFPVVVKDASLGGQFPVMCVTLMNPRTGGVFASFGAHPSLEVALERSLTELLQGRSFEGLNDVPKPTFDSMTVTEPENFVDHFIDSTGVISWRFFSSKHDYEFCEWDFSGSNEEESKSLFGILKDIGKEAYIAEFDELGASVCRILVPDYSEVYPVEDLIWDNTNKSLNYREDILNLHSLTDDELTSLAERLEESQLDNQTDIPTLIGIVFDDNTPWGQLTIIELKILIYLALGELEDAMELVGEFLQYNDNTVERGLFYQAVHAVLEVSLDEELALEHYINNFKRMFGEETMNNVVGSVTGEVKFFGLTQTSMKLEGIEPHLRLIESYKKLHQARKASVSSH; encoded by the coding sequence ATGGAAATCAAAGTTAATTTTCTCGACAATCTTAGACTGGAAGCAAAGTTTGACGATTTTACCGTCACCGCAGATCAGCCTATTCGTTACAAAGGCGATGGTTCAGCTCCCAGCCCTTTTGATTATTTCTTAGCATCGTCAGCCCTTTGTGCGGCTTACTTTGTGAAGGTGTATTGTAAATCTCGTGACATTTCAACAGAGAACATCAGGCTGTCACAAAACAATATTGTTGACCCAGAAGATCGCTACAACCAGATTTTTCAAATTCAGGTAGAGCTTCCCGATGACATATCAGATAAACATCGACAAGGTATCTTACGTTCGATAGATCGCTGTACCGTCAAAAAGGTGGTACAAACCGATCCTGAGTTTAAAATCGAAATGGTTAAAAATCTTGATCAAGATGCCAATGCCATGTTGATGGGGCAAGCCGATGGCGACGCTAGCACCTACATCTTGGGTAAAGATCTGCCACTCGAACAAACTATCTCGAATATGACAGCCATGCTTGCCGACCTAGGTATGAAGATTGAGATATCTTCTTGGCGTAATATAATACCCAATGTGTGGTCGCTACATATTCGCGATGCCGCATCGCCCATGTGTTTCACCAACGGTAAAGGCGCAACTAAAGAAAGCGCGCTTTGCTCAGCTCTGGGTGAGTTTATCGAGCGCCTAAATTGCAACTTCTTCTATAACGATCAATTTTTTGGCTCCGAAATCGCAAACAGTGACTTTGTTCATTATCCCAATGAAAAATGGTTTCAGTTGGAAGAGGACGACGCGCTACCAGCCGGTATTTTAGATGAGTATTGTTTAGATATTTACAATCCAGATGGCGAACTGAGTGGCTCTAACCTCATCGATACCAACTCGGGCATGGTTGAACGTGGCATATGTGCTATTCCTTATGTTCGTCATTCTGATGGCAAAACAGCTTACTTCCCCTCGAATTTGATCGAAAACTTATTCTTAAGCAATGGCATGAGCGCGGGTAATAATCTGCAAGAAGCTCAGGTGCAATGCTTATCTGAGATTTTTGAGCGCGCCGTTAAAAGACAAATTATCGAACAAGAAATTGTCTTGCCTGATGTGCCCATGCAAGTACTGGAAAAATATCCAAGTATCTTAGCCGGCATTAAGGGCCTAGAAGCCCAGGGCTTCCCTGTTGTGGTTAAAGATGCGTCACTGGGAGGCCAATTTCCGGTAATGTGTGTCACGCTTATGAACCCGAGAACCGGTGGGGTATTTGCCTCTTTTGGCGCTCATCCTAGTTTAGAAGTGGCGTTAGAGCGCAGCCTGACTGAGTTATTGCAAGGTCGCAGCTTTGAAGGCTTAAACGATGTACCTAAACCCACCTTCGATAGCATGACTGTCACTGAGCCTGAAAACTTTGTCGATCACTTTATTGATTCAACGGGTGTTATTTCCTGGCGCTTCTTTAGCAGTAAGCATGACTATGAGTTTTGCGAATGGGACTTCTCTGGCAGTAACGAAGAAGAATCTAAAAGCTTATTCGGCATATTAAAAGATATAGGCAAAGAAGCTTACATCGCCGAATTCGATGAGCTTGGTGCTTCTGTGTGTCGCATTCTAGTGCCTGATTATTCAGAAGTGTACCCAGTTGAAGATCTTATCTGGGATAACACCAACAAGTCACTCAATTATCGTGAAGATATCTTAAATCTTCATTCGCTAACTGATGATGAACTAACCAGCCTGGCCGAGCGTCTCGAAGAGAGTCAATTAGATAACCAAACTGATATCCCGACCTTGATTGGCATTGTATTTGATGACAATACCCCTTGGGGCCAGTTAACCATTATTGAACTCAAGATTCTGATTTACCTTGCCTTGGGCGAGCTTGAAGACGCCATGGAGCTTGTTGGTGAATTCTTGCAGTACAATGACAATACGGTTGAGCGTGGCCTGTTTTATCAAGCCGTACATGCTGTGCTTGAAGTTAGCTTAGATGAAGAGTTAGCACTCGAACATTATATTAATAACTTCAAGAGAATGTTCGGTGAAGAGACCATGAATAATGTAGTTGGCTCAGTAACAGGTGAAGTTAAGTTCTTTGGGCTGACCCAAACCAGCATGAAGCTCGAAGGCATAGAACCGCACCTAAGGTTGATTGAAAGCTATAAAAAGCTTCATCAGGCCCGTAAAGCAAGTGTATCGAGTCACTAG
- a CDS encoding AraC family transcriptional regulator, whose protein sequence is MSPDALFPEFDSDQYPQKVVSLKLRGGDRECETPFHQHRKGQLVLATHGHVTCKIDDGIWMVPTHCAVWIPSQVPHSNRISPDAQICMLFIDPKIPNLPQKSCTLSISPLVRELILHLTTQIQDYKAQSATAKLVDVLMHELVKMPREQFDFPIPKEPRLNKIAQDLLANPDNRETIAQWAAKFAMSERTLARLVKQEVGVTFGRWRGQLHIVIALRELSSGYSVQRVSEDLGYESVSAFITFFKKTLGRPPKQYINGNT, encoded by the coding sequence ATGTCACCAGATGCATTATTCCCCGAATTCGACTCGGACCAATACCCTCAAAAAGTAGTCTCTTTGAAGCTAAGAGGCGGAGACAGGGAATGCGAGACCCCCTTCCACCAACACAGGAAGGGACAATTAGTGCTGGCGACTCATGGTCATGTGACCTGTAAGATCGACGATGGGATCTGGATGGTGCCGACTCACTGCGCGGTGTGGATCCCAAGTCAGGTTCCCCACAGCAATAGAATATCGCCGGATGCACAGATCTGTATGCTATTTATCGATCCCAAAATTCCTAACTTGCCACAAAAGAGCTGTACCCTGTCCATCTCTCCCCTGGTAAGGGAGTTGATCTTGCACTTAACGACACAGATACAAGACTATAAAGCCCAGAGTGCCACGGCTAAACTTGTCGACGTACTGATGCATGAGCTAGTCAAGATGCCAAGGGAGCAATTTGACTTTCCCATTCCAAAAGAGCCAAGACTGAATAAGATCGCCCAAGACTTACTCGCCAACCCAGATAACCGGGAGACCATTGCTCAGTGGGCGGCAAAATTTGCCATGAGTGAGAGGACATTGGCACGGCTGGTGAAACAAGAAGTCGGGGTCACATTTGGTCGCTGGCGCGGTCAATTGCATATTGTTATCGCCCTGCGCGAGCTATCATCAGGATATTCGGTGCAAAGGGTATCTGAAGATTTGGGCTATGAGTCCGTCAGCGCCTTTATCACTTTTTTTAAGAAGACCTTAGGCCGACCGCCGAAGCAATATATCAATGGCAATACCTAG
- a CDS encoding NAD(P)-binding oxidoreductase: MNTLVIWGAASGLGAAMLEYFYHQDINVIAVVRDPNKNPRLAQLGITRLTCDALDNKQVQESLAAIPTDAWVISTMGSFQTDTPVDYIGHRHLINALENNNIRRFLLITSLGCGDSWQYLSDRAKLVFGASLREKSLAESWLKTSRLNYTILRPGGLKDGGITESGNLSQNTEIHGLIHRSEVARLTHQLLQDEASIGQIYQCVDPSLT, from the coding sequence ATGAATACGCTTGTTATTTGGGGAGCTGCTAGTGGTTTGGGTGCTGCAATGCTGGAGTACTTTTATCATCAAGACATTAATGTCATTGCCGTCGTTCGCGATCCAAACAAAAACCCACGTTTAGCCCAGCTAGGTATAACAAGATTAACTTGTGATGCTCTTGATAATAAACAGGTGCAAGAAAGCCTTGCTGCGATTCCGACTGACGCTTGGGTTATCTCGACCATGGGGAGTTTCCAAACGGATACGCCTGTTGATTATATAGGACATAGACACTTAATAAACGCACTTGAAAACAATAATATTCGTCGCTTCTTATTAATAACATCATTAGGTTGTGGCGATTCATGGCAGTATTTATCCGACCGCGCCAAACTCGTTTTCGGGGCGAGTCTTAGAGAAAAATCCTTAGCTGAATCTTGGTTGAAAACGAGTCGATTAAATTACACCATTCTACGTCCTGGTGGATTAAAAGATGGTGGCATAACTGAGAGCGGGAATTTATCACAAAATACTGAGATTCATGGATTAATTCACCGCAGTGAAGTAGCAAGATTAACTCACCAATTACTTCAAGATGAAGCAAGTATTGGTCAAATTTATCAATGTGTTGACCCTAGTTTAACCTGA
- a CDS encoding DUF4442 domain-containing protein, producing MKLSPKSMKRFLNLYPPYLGAGIKITYLSQDWRELHVAMSVRWYNRNAVNTHFGGSLYSMVDPHLMLLLMQLLGKDYFIWDRAADIEFLKATKKKVTCEISITDKDLEEIKQGTQGGDKYFPTFTLEIKDELGNVIAKVNKTLYVKRKPLKL from the coding sequence ATGAAACTCAGTCCCAAGTCTATGAAGCGATTCCTGAATCTCTATCCACCTTACCTAGGAGCAGGGATAAAGATCACCTACTTGAGCCAAGACTGGCGGGAACTGCATGTTGCCATGTCGGTACGCTGGTACAACCGTAACGCTGTAAATACCCATTTTGGTGGCAGTCTCTACTCCATGGTCGATCCACATCTGATGTTGCTATTGATGCAACTGCTAGGCAAAGACTACTTTATCTGGGATAGGGCGGCCGATATCGAGTTTTTGAAGGCAACCAAGAAAAAAGTCACCTGTGAGATCAGTATTACTGATAAAGATTTAGAGGAGATTAAGCAAGGCACCCAAGGGGGAGATAAGTATTTTCCTACATTCACCTTAGAGATAAAAGATGAATTGGGTAATGTGATAGCAAAAGTGAATAAGACTCTCTATGTGAAGAGAAAGCCGCTTAAGCTGTAA
- a CDS encoding GNAT family N-acetyltransferase: MNGVKHFKETLEFQAIKDRILNKQYLMLCFIKEDKIVAVIAIYSKEKLSQLFVDPNCRKLNIARQLWSAANEICIAEGSNGNYWVKSSTMAIPVYESFGFRLDGAKSKQDGIVYYSMQLVP; encoded by the coding sequence ATCAATGGTGTCAAACATTTTAAAGAAACGCTAGAGTTTCAGGCTATAAAAGATCGCATCCTGAACAAGCAATACTTGATGCTGTGTTTCATTAAGGAAGATAAGATAGTCGCAGTTATTGCCATTTATAGCAAAGAGAAGTTAAGCCAGCTTTTTGTCGATCCAAATTGTAGAAAATTAAACATAGCGAGACAATTATGGTCAGCTGCCAATGAAATCTGTATAGCTGAAGGAAGTAATGGCAACTACTGGGTAAAGTCTTCAACAATGGCCATTCCAGTTTATGAGAGTTTCGGATTCCGTTTAGATGGCGCTAAAAGTAAACAAGACGGTATAGTTTATTATTCGATGCAGCTTGTGCCATGA
- the fusA gene encoding elongation factor G: MTDLAKYRNIGIFAHVDAGKTTTTERILKLTGKIHKIGEVHDGESTTDFMEQEAERGITIQSAAVSCFWNDHRFNVIDTPGHVDFTVEVYRSLKVLDGGIGVFCGSGGVEPQSETNWRYANESEVARIIFVNKLDRMGADFLRVVKQTKDVLGANPIVMVLPIGIEDEFCGLVDLLTRKAWIWDETGQAENYKIEDVPADMVDLVEEYREMLIETALEQDDDLLEAYMEGEEISIEDIKRCIRTGTRNIDFFPTYCGSAFKNKGMQLLLDAVVDYLPAPQEVDPQPLTDEEGEPNGEFAIVSADEPFKALAFKIMDDRFGALTFVRIYSGRLNKGDTILNSFTGKTERVGRMVEMQADERNELSSAQAGDIIAIVGMKNVQTGHTLCDPKNPCTLEAMVFPEPVISISVKPKDKGGSEKMGVAIGKMIAEDPTFRVETDEDSGETILRGMGELHLDIKVDILKRTYGVDLIVGEPQVAYRETITQIVEDSYTHKKQSGGSGQFGKIDYVIRPGEANTGLTFTSKVVGGNVPKEFWPAVEKGFASLMDTGTVAGFPVLDVEFELRDGAFHAVDSSAIAFEIAAKGAFRQSIPKADPKLLEPIMAVDVFTPDDHVGDVIGDLNRRRGMIKDQMAGVSGVRIKADVALSEMFGYISTLRTMTSGRGQFSMEFSHYSQCPNNISEKVIADVKERKAAEAKR, from the coding sequence ATGACTGATTTAGCAAAGTACAGAAACATTGGTATCTTCGCTCACGTTGACGCGGGTAAGACCACCACAACTGAGCGTATCCTAAAGCTTACCGGCAAAATCCATAAAATCGGTGAAGTTCATGATGGCGAATCAACAACTGACTTCATGGAACAGGAAGCTGAGCGTGGTATTACCATTCAGTCTGCTGCTGTAAGTTGTTTTTGGAACGATCACCGTTTTAACGTTATCGACACCCCTGGCCACGTTGACTTCACAGTAGAAGTTTATCGTTCTCTTAAGGTTCTTGATGGCGGTATCGGCGTATTCTGTGGTTCTGGTGGTGTTGAGCCTCAGTCAGAAACTAACTGGCGTTATGCGAACGAATCAGAAGTTGCACGTATTATCTTCGTCAACAAGTTAGACCGTATGGGTGCTGACTTCCTGCGCGTTGTAAAGCAGACTAAAGATGTTCTGGGTGCAAACCCAATCGTCATGGTACTGCCTATCGGTATCGAAGATGAGTTCTGTGGTCTTGTTGACCTGCTAACTCGTAAGGCTTGGATATGGGACGAAACTGGACAAGCTGAAAACTATAAGATTGAAGATGTTCCAGCTGACATGGTTGACCTTGTAGAAGAATACCGTGAAATGCTAATCGAAACTGCCCTTGAGCAGGATGACGATTTGCTAGAAGCCTACATGGAAGGCGAAGAGATCTCTATCGAAGACATCAAGCGTTGTATCCGTACTGGTACTCGTAACATCGATTTCTTCCCAACATACTGTGGCTCAGCATTTAAGAACAAGGGTATGCAGCTTCTGCTTGACGCCGTTGTTGATTACTTACCAGCACCACAAGAAGTTGATCCACAGCCGCTTACCGACGAAGAAGGCGAGCCAAATGGCGAATTCGCTATCGTATCTGCCGATGAGCCATTTAAAGCACTTGCATTCAAGATCATGGATGACCGTTTCGGTGCCCTGACCTTCGTACGTATCTACTCGGGTCGTCTTAACAAGGGTGATACCATCCTTAACTCGTTCACTGGTAAGACTGAACGTGTTGGCCGTATGGTTGAGATGCAAGCCGATGAGCGTAACGAGTTATCTTCAGCACAAGCTGGTGACATCATTGCTATCGTGGGTATGAAGAACGTGCAAACTGGTCACACATTATGTGATCCTAAGAACCCTTGTACACTAGAAGCTATGGTATTCCCAGAGCCAGTTATCTCAATCTCTGTTAAGCCGAAAGACAAAGGTGGCAGCGAGAAGATGGGTGTCGCTATCGGTAAGATGATTGCTGAAGATCCAACTTTCCGCGTTGAGACTGACGAAGATTCAGGCGAAACCATCCTTAGAGGCATGGGCGAACTTCACCTAGACATTAAGGTTGATATTCTTAAGCGTACTTACGGCGTTGACCTTATCGTTGGTGAGCCACAAGTGGCATACCGTGAGACTATCACTCAGATAGTTGAAGATAGCTACACTCACAAGAAGCAGTCTGGTGGTTCTGGTCAGTTCGGTAAGATCGACTACGTTATCCGCCCAGGCGAAGCTAACACTGGCTTAACATTTACCTCTAAAGTTGTTGGTGGTAACGTTCCTAAGGAATTCTGGCCAGCTGTTGAGAAAGGTTTCGCATCTCTAATGGATACAGGTACTGTTGCTGGTTTCCCTGTACTTGACGTTGAGTTTGAACTTCGTGATGGTGCTTTCCACGCAGTTGACTCGTCAGCTATTGCATTCGAAATCGCTGCTAAAGGCGCATTCCGTCAGTCAATCCCAAAGGCAGATCCTAAGCTTCTTGAGCCAATCATGGCTGTTGACGTGTTCACTCCAGATGACCATGTTGGTGATGTTATTGGTGACCTTAACCGTCGTCGCGGCATGATCAAAGATCAAATGGCGGGTGTTTCTGGTGTTCGCATCAAGGCTGACGTAGCCTTATCTGAAATGTTTGGTTACATCAGTACACTACGTACTATGACATCAGGCCGTGGTCAGTTCTCTATGGAGTTCTCTCACTACAGTCAGTGTCCAAACAACATTTCTGAGAAAGTTATCGCTGATGTTAAAGAAAGAAAAGCAGCTGAAGCTAAGAGATAA
- a CDS encoding substrate-binding periplasmic protein, which translates to MMNKLTPLIMLSLVSFLANSATITIRSDVWFPMNAAPGATPAGYMIDFANEIFNAAGHQIEYKTMPWERAVKQVRDGKFDCVIGAYTDDAPDFIFPKESWGTDVSSFYVQAADSWRFKGDDSLKGKKIGIISGYSYGDKMDALIKANPASYKAATGNDALEKNLKKLNAGRLDIVIESQAVGAAKVSELGLSANIVSGGEDGNPTPLYIACSPSKASSQEYIDIIDKGTKQLRESGKLKQILSVYGLNDWK; encoded by the coding sequence ATGATGAATAAGCTCACCCCTCTTATTATGCTATCTCTGGTTAGTTTTCTGGCCAATAGTGCGACCATTACTATTCGCAGCGATGTATGGTTCCCCATGAACGCTGCTCCTGGTGCAACACCAGCCGGTTACATGATTGATTTTGCAAATGAGATCTTCAACGCCGCTGGTCACCAAATTGAATATAAAACCATGCCTTGGGAGCGAGCGGTTAAACAGGTACGTGATGGGAAATTCGACTGTGTCATTGGCGCTTATACCGATGATGCGCCGGATTTTATCTTCCCCAAAGAGTCCTGGGGCACTGATGTTTCCTCTTTCTATGTACAAGCGGCTGATAGCTGGCGCTTCAAGGGTGATGACTCGTTAAAAGGTAAGAAGATAGGCATTATTTCCGGTTACTCCTACGGTGACAAGATGGATGCCTTGATTAAGGCAAACCCGGCTTCTTATAAAGCAGCCACAGGTAACGATGCACTAGAAAAAAACTTAAAGAAACTCAACGCAGGTCGACTGGATATTGTCATAGAATCTCAGGCTGTGGGCGCCGCAAAAGTCAGTGAACTGGGTCTATCGGCTAATATAGTCTCAGGCGGAGAAGACGGTAACCCTACCCCGCTATATATCGCCTGCTCACCCAGTAAGGCCAGCAGTCAGGAATATATCGACATCATCGACAAGGGAACCAAACAATTGAGGGAGTCTGGTAAATTAAAGCAGATCTTATCCGTTTATGGGCTAAATGACTGGAAATGA